The nucleotide sequence ATGCCCTCGGCGAAGCTGCTGCCGAGAACGAGGAACAGGACGTCGCTGAGGGCGAGGTTTTCCTCGACCCAGGCGGTCTGGGCGGCGAGGTCGGGGAGCTTGGGCTGGAGGGCCACGCGCAGGACGGAGCCGTAGTCGGCGAGGGTTTTCTGAATGGACTCGGCGTAGGCGTAGGAGGGGAAGAAGACGGCGACGCACCTGCACACCCCGGCCTGCGGCCACCCCTCTCCAGAGGCGATTTTTCCAGTAGCGGCCTCGTGGAGGGCGGCGATGGTGGCGGCGGTGGTGGGGTGGTGGCTGGCGCGGTCGCGGTAGGTGGTGCTGACGCGGAGGTCGACGGCGACGTCGTAGGCCCCGGCGCGCCAGGGGGTGGGGGCGACGAGGGTGGTGTAGGGAAGGTGCGCGGGCTCCGCGCGGGCTGAACCTGCGCGGAGGGCCGGTTCCACCTCAACGCCATTAAGGCCACAGGACTCGGCGAATTCGGCGTAGGGGAACAGCGTCGCGGACATCAGGATGGCGCCGCCAAAGGGTTTCAGGGTCGCCCCGATGGCCGCGGCGGCGTCCACGCAGGTGAATTCCAATTGGCCTGGCCGCGCGACCCAGATGAGTTTTTTCAGCGTCGGGTCGGCCATGAAGTTGGCGAGGGCGGCGAAGGACCAGAGCGTCTCGCTGTGGACCGGGCCGAGGGCGGCGTAGTCGAGGGGGTGGGTGGTGGTGAGCTTGACGATGGATTCCACGAGGTCGCGAATCTCGGCCTCGGTGATCGGGTCGAGGGATTCGGCGGGTTGGAGCGAGGCGAGGAGGCGGATCCAGGCCTCGACGGCGAGCACCAGCGGCGCGGGAGCCGAGAGGTGATCGAGCTCGGCGAGCAGGAGATGGGCTTCGGATTCGGTGGCGCGGTGGGAGTAGGCGCCGGCGACCCGGGAGGGGAGGTTGTGCGCCTCGTCGATCACCAGCAGGGTTTCGGCGGGATCGAAGCCGGGCTGGTCGAAAAAGAGGCCGCGGTTGTCGGGGGCGAAGACGTAGTTGAAGTCGCCGATCCAGACATCGTTGAAGGGCAGGGCGGCGCGGGTGATCTCGTAGGGGCAGATCGTCGCGGCGCGGCCAGCGGCCTTGAGGGTGTCGAGGTCACGGGCCTCGCGGTCGTCGAGGTGGAAGCGGGCGAGACCGCTGCCGGGCCAGCGCTCGGCGCAATCGCGGAGATAGTCGCAGCTGTCGCGGACGCAGTGGAAGGTGTGGTTCACGCAGTGCTCGGCCTTGTTTCTTACCTGCCAGACCGCGAGCGGCGTGGCCGCAGGGGACAAGGGGGAAGGGGGCAGGGACAGGTCAGGGGCCGTCATTTGACGGAGGGTGTGCATGACCTGGATCTGGCCGGTGGACTTGCCGGTGAGCCAGATGAGGCGGGCGAAGCGGCCGGCCTTGAGCTGGCCGAGGGCGTACTCGAGGACGCAGCCGGTCTTGCCATAGCCGGTGGGGGCTTCGAACAAGACAACCGAGGACGGCGCCGTTGCCGCCTGCTGGCGGCCCGGTGTTTGACCTTGGTTCTCGCTGCGTGAAACCCAGGCAAACGGACGGAGGGCAGATGACAGATCGGACTGGATCGTTTCCTGGCCGGGGCGGAGGGACGCGAAGGGTGACCGGAATTGCAGCGAGCGGCGGCGGGCGGTGGCGCGGAGCTGCTGGTTCAGGAAATCGCCGAGGATATCGAGTTGGTGGAAGACCAGCGCCTCGTCGAAGGGGGTGAGGGTGATGGTCTGCGCCAAGCCGGAGCCGGCCTCGACGAAGATGAGTTCGGCGCGGGTGGTCTTGGCGCCTTGCGTGCGGCGGAGGACGACGTAGGCGGCGAGTTGGAGAAAGTAGGCCGGGTAATCGGCGCGCAGGGCCGTCTCCTCGGCGGGGAGCGGGCGCATCACGCTTTTGATTTCGCGGAGGGTATCCCCGATCTGCTGGTCGATGCGGCCTTGAAGTTCGTAGGTCCAGCCGCGGTGGAGGAGGCGGCCTTGAATGGGGACCTCGAATTTGACGTCGGGGCGCAAAGCCCCGGCCACCGTGAATTCCTGCTCGGTGCGCTTCTGGAGCTCGTTGTGCCAATGCTGGCCGAGCTGCGCGCGCCAGATGCCCTGCGGCCCGCCGCCGCTGTCTTGCGGGCCGAGGCTGAAGCCCGCGAAGTCGCCCACGCTCAGGGTGACGGTTTTGGTCTCGAGGGAGAAATGCATGACGGGCCCCGCGGATTACGCGGAAGAACGCGGCGAGGGCAACGGTAGGATGGGCCGGGCGCTGATTCGGTGCCGGGCCGCGGCGGGCCGGGAGGGGTTCAGACTACCTTTTGACCGGCTTGAGGAAATGAACCAGGCGGAACGTTTCGCGGAAGCCGGCTGCCTGGTGGGCGGCGATGCCGACGGCGTTGGCCAGCTCGGCGTCGCTGGCCAGTTCCGTGAGGCCCCGGGCGGCGGTCCAGGCCTCGGCGGCGGAGATGAGCCGCCGGCCCCAGCCCTGCCGGCGCAGGTCGGGATCGAGGTACCAGCCCTCGACAAAACCGACCCGGGGGAACGGGCGCCGTCGACGCGTGGGCGCACGGACAGCTCGATGAAGCCCCGAGGCGATCGCTGCGATCGAGCACGAGCACGGCCCGGAGACGGGAGCGGGCGGACTGTTCCTTCATTTCCAGCCGGTGCATGGCGGGGGCGCAGTCCGGCCAGAGCGCGCAACGCAGGCGCAGCCACTCGGGGTGGTCGGGGCGGCGCAGGGGGCGGATTTTGAGGGGCATGGAAGATGGGGTGTCTGGAAGGCTCCGACGGGGTGGCGCCGCTGGATTGGTGATCGTGGCGTGAGCGAGCTCACCGCCCACGGGAAGAGTCTCTCACAGGCGGATTTCGGTTTCGGCGGCGACCCAGGCTTCGAGGCGGCGGGTGAGGGCGGTGACGGTGGGGGCGTCAGCGGTCTGGGCGGCGAGGGGCTGGTTGAGGAGCTGGGCGGCGGTGTTGCGGTCGCCGGCAGGCAGCAGGGGCCACCATTGTTGTTTCACGGGGTAGCCCTCGTCGCGGAGGAGGCAGTAGAGGGTTTTCAACCAGACGATGTCGGGGCGGCCGCCGGCGGCGAGGGCGCCGAGGCTGGAGCGGAGGAGGGCGGCGACGGGCGCGCGGGATTCCTCGGCCACGGGATTGCGGGCGAGGAGGGTGCCGAAGGCGGCGGCGGTCTTGAGGGCCTCGTAGGAGCGGCCGATGCCGTCGTGGCGGAGGATCAGGCGATGTTCCTTGATGAACCAGGTGCGGCCCTGGCTGGAGGATTCGAGCCAGAGCTCGGCCTCGTCAAAGAGGTCCAGCCGGCCTTCGTTCGGCGCCGCCGAAGTGCGGCGCGCGGAGGCCGGCTTGGCGGTTTTCGGCAGGCGCGTGAGGCAGAGGAGGACGCCGTGCTCGGCGGAGAAGGCGGTCAGCTGCTCAAAGTTGTCCGAACCGGAGGGTTGCCGGGCGAGGATGAAGGCGGTGGTCTGGAGCTGCGGGCCGGGCATTTGGGAGGACGGAGGGCAGAAGACAGAGCACGAAGGCAGATCCGCGCGGGGAGGCGGGATCAGCGATTCCGCCCTACAGCGACTGGCCGAGTGCGGCCTTGGCGGCGGCGGGGTTGGACCAGGTGGGAAGTACGGCGCCGCAGGAAATCACGGTCTTCATGCCGTCGCCGACGGACATCTCCAGTTCGATGAGCTCACCCCGGGGCAGAAACAGGAAGAAGCCGTTGACGGGGCTCGGGCAGGTGGGGACGAAGACGGCCCAATGTTCGCCGGCGAGGCGGGAGTGGGGTTCCCCTTGCGCCTGGTTGGTCACGAAGCCGATGGTGTAGGCACCGGCGCGGGGGAACTGCACGAGCACGACCTTGCTGAACTGCATGCGGTCCTTGGCGCCGAAGGTTTCGATGAACTGCTTCACGCTGTTGTAGAAGCCGCCGACGCCGGGGATGTTCTGGATGAAGCGCTCGGTGGCTGCGCCAATGAGGCGACCGAGGAAATGACGCGACACGTAGCCGAGCAGGGTGATCAGGCCGAGGGCGATGATCGTGGTGACCACGTCCCAGAAGATGGGGGACAGGTGTTGCAGGGGCTCCGGGAGGTACGGGAAAAACAGGGGCGTGATCGAGCCGCCGACGAAGCTGATGATCAGCCGGACCGCCCAGATGGTCACGACCAGCGGGGCCACCAGGAGGATGCCGGTGAGGAAGGCGTTGCGGAGGGAAGTGAAGCGGGTCTCGGACATGGACGGCGACAGGCTCACGCAAAGTCGCAAAGACGCAAAGGGAATTCAGAGGAGGCGGAAGGCCGGCACGGCCCCGGCCGACAGCAACAATTTCATGGCCCGGGCCTCGGCGGCGCGCATGCGGCGCTTTTTCGCCGGCTGGAGGTCGTCGTAGCCGGCGAGGTGGAGCCAGCCGTGAACGAGGTAGAGGGTGAGTTCGGTGGCGAAGGCGTTTTGGAGGGATGCGGCTGGTGCGCGGCCGCGGGCGCGCGCCAGGTGCGCCCCTACAAAAGACCAGGCGGTGTCGGCGGAGAGGCAGATTTCGCCGGCGAGTTCCGCGAGGGGGTCGCCCTCAAAGGTGATCACGTCGGTGGCGGTGGGGTCGCCCATGAAGTCGGCGTGGATTTTGGCCAGGGCGGGATCGGTGAGGAAGACGAGAGAGAGTTCGCCGGGGGGCAGGCGGGGGCCGCCTGCGGCAATTTGAGATTTGCGATCTCAGATTTGAGATTCTGCAGGCGGTTGCGGGGGAGGCTGAGGTGGGGCAGGTCGCCGGGGAGGATATTGAATTCGGCGTCGAGCAGCCCGATGACCCGGGCTACGGCGGCGCGGGGGATGCGCAGGCGGGGGTGGCGGTTGCTGATGGAGATCTCGCGCTTCACGCGTGCGGTCCGTTGGGTTCGCCGTTCTTCGCTTGCTCGTAGGCTTCGAGGATTTTTTGGACGAGGGGGTGGCGCACGACGTCGGCGGGGGTGAAGTGGTGGAAGTCGATGCCGGGGATGTTGCGCAGGATGCGCGGGGCCTGGACGAGGCCGGAGACCTTGGCGCGCGGGAGGTCGATTTGGGTGATGTCGCCGGTGACGATCATGCGGGACTCGTCGCCGAGGCGGGTGAGGAACATCATCATCTGCTCGGGCGTGGTGTTCTGGGCCTCGTCGAGGATGATGTAGGCATTGGCGAGGGTGCGGCCACGCATGTAGGCGAGGGGGGCGATCTCGATGACCCCTTTCTCGGAGAGGGCGGTGACGTCGGCGGCGTCGAGCATGTCGTGGAGGGCGTCGTAGAGCGGGCGGAGGTAGGGGAGGATTTTCTCGCGGAGGTCGCCGGGAAGGAAGCCGAGGGTTTCGCCGGCCTCGACGGCGGGGCGGGTGAGGATGATGCGCTGGACCTGGTTTTTGAGCAGGGCGGAGATGGCGGCGGCCATCGCGAGGTAGGTCTTGCCGGTGCCGGCGGGGCCGATGCCGAAGACGACGGGGTTCCGCTGGATGGCCTGGAGGTAGAGTTTCTGGCCGAGGGTTTTGGGGACAATGCTCTTCCGGCGGGTGGCGATGACGACGGGGTCGTTGATGAGGGAGCGCAGGGCGGTGCCGTCGTCGCGGGCGTAGAGGTCGAGCAGCCGGAGGAAGTCGGGTGTGCGGTAGGCGAGGCCCTGGGCGCGGCCGGTGTTGAGGAGGCTGAAGAATTCCTCG is from Lacunisphaera limnophila and encodes:
- the ybeY gene encoding rRNA maturation RNase YbeY, which encodes MGDPTATDVITFEGDPLAELAGEICLSADTAWSFVGAHLARARGRAPAASLQNAFATELTLYLVHGWLHLAGYDDLQPAKKRRMRAAEARAMKLLLSAGAVPAFRLL
- a CDS encoding PhoH family protein, producing the protein MPVSKTLTYPSARHASQLYCAAEDNLARAEKILGVRLVTRDDWLKLDGPAETVARAEEFFSLLNTGRAQGLAYRTPDFLRLLDLYARDDGTALRSLINDPVVIATRRKSIVPKTLGQKLYLQAIQRNPVVFGIGPAGTGKTYLAMAAAISALLKNQVQRIILTRPAVEAGETLGFLPGDLREKILPYLRPLYDALHDMLDAADVTALSEKGVIEIAPLAYMRGRTLANAYIILDEAQNTTPEQMMMFLTRLGDESRMIVTGDITQIDLPRAKVSGLVQAPRILRNIPGIDFHHFTPADVVRHPLVQKILEAYEQAKNGEPNGPHA
- a CDS encoding GNAT family N-acetyltransferase — protein: MAAIASGLHRAVRAPTRRRRPFPRVGFVEGWYLDPDLRRQGWGRRLISAAEAWTAARGLTELASDAELANAVGIAAHQAAGFRETFRLVHFLKPVKR
- a CDS encoding ATP-dependent DNA helicase — translated: MHFSLETKTVTLSVGDFAGFSLGPQDSGGGPQGIWRAQLGQHWHNELQKRTEQEFTVAGALRPDVKFEVPIQGRLLHRGWTYELQGRIDQQIGDTLREIKSVMRPLPAEETALRADYPAYFLQLAAYVVLRRTQGAKTTRAELIFVEAGSGLAQTITLTPFDEALVFHQLDILGDFLNQQLRATARRRSLQFRSPFASLRPGQETIQSDLSSALRPFAWVSRSENQGQTPGRQQAATAPSSVVLFEAPTGYGKTGCVLEYALGQLKAGRFARLIWLTGKSTGQIQVMHTLRQMTAPDLSLPPSPLSPAATPLAVWQVRNKAEHCVNHTFHCVRDSCDYLRDCAERWPGSGLARFHLDDREARDLDTLKAAGRAATICPYEITRAALPFNDVWIGDFNYVFAPDNRGLFFDQPGFDPAETLLVIDEAHNLPSRVAGAYSHRATESEAHLLLAELDHLSAPAPLVLAVEAWIRLLASLQPAESLDPITEAEIRDLVESIVKLTTTHPLDYAALGPVHSETLWSFAALANFMADPTLKKLIWVARPGQLEFTCVDAAAAIGATLKPFGGAILMSATLFPYAEFAESCGLNGVEVEPALRAGSARAEPAHLPYTTLVAPTPWRAGAYDVAVDLRVSTTYRDRASHHPTTAATIAALHEAATGKIASGEGWPQAGVCRCVAVFFPSYAYAESIQKTLADYGSVLRVALQPKLPDLAAQTAWVEENLALSDVLFLVLGSSFAEGIDLLGGRVTHAMVVGPALPEVNAVQKARMDVLHDLGRDAAFRRVYQIPGLQKVNQGLGRLVRAPGQKAKVLLHCRRFAEPSYAALLAADYQLYREIGDESDLRAWLAGHCDE
- a CDS encoding DUF502 domain-containing protein, translated to MSETRFTSLRNAFLTGILLVAPLVVTIWAVRLIISFVGGSITPLFFPYLPEPLQHLSPIFWDVVTTIIALGLITLLGYVSRHFLGRLIGAATERFIQNIPGVGGFYNSVKQFIETFGAKDRMQFSKVVLVQFPRAGAYTIGFVTNQAQGEPHSRLAGEHWAVFVPTCPSPVNGFFLFLPRGELIELEMSVGDGMKTVISCGAVLPTWSNPAAAKAALGQSL